The proteins below come from a single Rhizobium sp. BT04 genomic window:
- a CDS encoding dihydrofolate reductase, with translation MANIRRTIIAAVARNGIIGRDGDMPWRLSSDLKRFKALTLGKPVVMGRKTYDSIGKPLPGRPNVVISRQATIDHPDVQMAHSLPEAMTAAERLARETGVDEICIIGGGQVYTQAIGLADRMCITHVEADLDGDASFPAIDPDIWRAGESIAVPAGEKDTYPTRFVVYERRHA, from the coding sequence ATGGCCAACATCCGCAGGACCATCATCGCCGCCGTTGCCCGCAACGGCATCATCGGCCGCGACGGCGACATGCCCTGGCGGCTTTCGAGCGATCTCAAGCGCTTCAAGGCGCTGACATTGGGCAAGCCTGTCGTGATGGGCCGCAAGACCTACGACTCGATTGGCAAGCCGCTGCCGGGGCGGCCGAACGTCGTCATCTCCAGGCAAGCGACGATAGACCACCCGGATGTGCAGATGGCGCATTCGCTGCCCGAGGCGATGACGGCGGCCGAAAGGCTAGCGCGCGAAACCGGCGTCGACGAGATCTGCATTATCGGCGGCGGGCAGGTCTATACGCAGGCGATCGGCCTTGCCGACCGGATGTGCATCACGCATGTCGAGGCCGATCTCGATGGGGACGCTTCGTTCCCGGCGATCGATCCAGACATCTGGCGGGCAGGGGAGTCTATCGCGGTTCCGGCCGGCGAGAAGGACACCTATCCCACGCGCTTCGTCGTCTATGAACGCCGACACGCCTGA